The following are encoded together in the Humulus lupulus chromosome 5, drHumLupu1.1, whole genome shotgun sequence genome:
- the LOC133834263 gene encoding (+)-alpha-pinene synthase, chloroplastic-like isoform X2 encodes MQCMAVHQFALSTLPISSSNNQFEIFYDFMDERGKFKENISDDIEGALALYEASFYEKKGESILEEARVFTTECLKKYITMMEQNRLLLSLDDNVMALLVKHALEIPLHWRITRSEARWFIGVYEKKHDMNSTLLELAKLDFNMVQSIYQEDLKHLSRWWGHSKLGEKTDYARDRLVEAFLWQVGVRFEPQFSNFRRISARIYVLITIIDDIYDVYGTLEELELFTKAVERWDVKTIDELPEYMKMPFFTLFNTVNEMAYDVLEEQNFVNIEYLKNSWAELCRCYLQEAKWFYSGHKPSLKEYIDNAWLSIGSIVIFVHAFFSFTNPIAKESLKCFEEGDHHAISRQGSMILRLADDLGTSSDELKRGDVPKSIQCYMHDTGVSEEEAREHIKFLISETWKEMNNEDEYNSCFSKEYVQVCKNLSRMALFMYQHGDGHGSQNSHSKKRISDLIMDPIPL; translated from the exons aaattttttatgattttatggaCGAGAGaggaaagttcaaagaaaacataagtgatgatattgagggAGCATTAGCCTTATATGAAGCTTCATTTTATGAGAAAAAAGGTGAAAGTATTTTGGAAGAAGCAAGAGTTTTCACAACCGAATGTCTCAAAAAATACATAACAATGATGGAGCAAAACAGATTATTGTTATCATTAGATGATAATGTTATGGCATTATTAGTGAAACATGCCTTGGAGATTCCACTCCATTGGAGGATAACAAGATCGGAAGCTAGGTGGTTTATTGGTGTATATGAGAAAAAACATGACATGAATTCTACTTTGCTTGAGTTAGCCAAACTGGATTTTAACATGGTGCAATCAATATATCAAGAAGATCTAAAACATCTCTCCAG GTGGTGGGGGCATTCTAAACTTGGAGAGAAAACGGATTATGCTAGAGATAGATTGGTGGAGGCTTTTTTATGGCAGGTTGGAGTAAGATTTGAGCCACAATTCAGCAACTTTAGGAGAATATCTGCAAGAATATATGTTCTAATTACAATAATTGATGATATATATGATGTGTATGGAACTTTGGAGGAACTAGAGCTTTTCACCAAGGCTGTTGAGAG ATGGGATGTGAAAACTATAGACGAGTTACCAGAGTACATGAAGATGCCATTCTTTACTTTGTTTAATACCGTAAATGAAATGGCCTATGATGTGTTAGAAGAGCAAAATTTCGTCAACATTGAATACCTCAAGAACTCG TGGGCAGAGTTATGTAGATGTTATTTGCAAGAGGCAAAATGGTTCTATAGTGGACACAAACCAAGCTTGAAAGAATATATTGATAATGCTTGGCTTTCAATTGGATCAATAGTTATTTTTGTGCATGCATTTTTCTCTTTTACAAATCCCATAGCAAAAGAGTCCTTAAAATGCTTTGAAGAGGGTGATCATCATGCTATAAGTCGCCAAGGATCCATGATTCTACGACTTGCAGATGATCTTGGAACATCATCG GATGAATTGAAAAGAGGTGACGTCCCTAAATCGATTCAATGTTACATGCACGACACTGGTGTTTCTGAAGAGGAAGCTCGTGAGCACATCAAGTTTTTGATAAGTGAAACATGGAAAGAGATGAATAATGAAGATGAATATAACTCTTGTTTCTCAAAAGAGTATGTTCAAGTTTGCAAAAATCTTAGTAGGATGGCACTATTTATGTACCAGCATGGAGATGGACATGGTTCTCAGAATAGTCATTCAAAGAAACGCATTTCAGACTTGATTATGGATCCTATTCCATTataa
- the LOC133834263 gene encoding (+)-alpha-pinene synthase, chloroplastic-like isoform X1, with protein MLAGMENSLAQLELIDTLQRLGISYRFENEITSILKEKFININNNNIFNNPINYDLYTTALNLRLLRQYGFTAPQEIFYDFMDERGKFKENISDDIEGALALYEASFYEKKGESILEEARVFTTECLKKYITMMEQNRLLLSLDDNVMALLVKHALEIPLHWRITRSEARWFIGVYEKKHDMNSTLLELAKLDFNMVQSIYQEDLKHLSRWWGHSKLGEKTDYARDRLVEAFLWQVGVRFEPQFSNFRRISARIYVLITIIDDIYDVYGTLEELELFTKAVERWDVKTIDELPEYMKMPFFTLFNTVNEMAYDVLEEQNFVNIEYLKNSWAELCRCYLQEAKWFYSGHKPSLKEYIDNAWLSIGSIVIFVHAFFSFTNPIAKESLKCFEEGDHHAISRQGSMILRLADDLGTSSDELKRGDVPKSIQCYMHDTGVSEEEAREHIKFLISETWKEMNNEDEYNSCFSKEYVQVCKNLSRMALFMYQHGDGHGSQNSHSKKRISDLIMDPIPL; from the exons ATGCTAGCTGGGATGGAAAACTCTTTAGCCCAACTTGAGCTAATTGATACATTACAAAGACTTGGAATATCTTATCGTTTTGAGAATGAAATAACTTCTATTTTGAAAGAAAAGttcatcaatattaataataacaatattttTAATAaccctattaattatgatttgtATACCACTGCTCTCAATCTTAGACTTCTACGCCAATATGGATTCACAGCACCTCAag aaattttttatgattttatggaCGAGAGaggaaagttcaaagaaaacataagtgatgatattgagggAGCATTAGCCTTATATGAAGCTTCATTTTATGAGAAAAAAGGTGAAAGTATTTTGGAAGAAGCAAGAGTTTTCACAACCGAATGTCTCAAAAAATACATAACAATGATGGAGCAAAACAGATTATTGTTATCATTAGATGATAATGTTATGGCATTATTAGTGAAACATGCCTTGGAGATTCCACTCCATTGGAGGATAACAAGATCGGAAGCTAGGTGGTTTATTGGTGTATATGAGAAAAAACATGACATGAATTCTACTTTGCTTGAGTTAGCCAAACTGGATTTTAACATGGTGCAATCAATATATCAAGAAGATCTAAAACATCTCTCCAG GTGGTGGGGGCATTCTAAACTTGGAGAGAAAACGGATTATGCTAGAGATAGATTGGTGGAGGCTTTTTTATGGCAGGTTGGAGTAAGATTTGAGCCACAATTCAGCAACTTTAGGAGAATATCTGCAAGAATATATGTTCTAATTACAATAATTGATGATATATATGATGTGTATGGAACTTTGGAGGAACTAGAGCTTTTCACCAAGGCTGTTGAGAG ATGGGATGTGAAAACTATAGACGAGTTACCAGAGTACATGAAGATGCCATTCTTTACTTTGTTTAATACCGTAAATGAAATGGCCTATGATGTGTTAGAAGAGCAAAATTTCGTCAACATTGAATACCTCAAGAACTCG TGGGCAGAGTTATGTAGATGTTATTTGCAAGAGGCAAAATGGTTCTATAGTGGACACAAACCAAGCTTGAAAGAATATATTGATAATGCTTGGCTTTCAATTGGATCAATAGTTATTTTTGTGCATGCATTTTTCTCTTTTACAAATCCCATAGCAAAAGAGTCCTTAAAATGCTTTGAAGAGGGTGATCATCATGCTATAAGTCGCCAAGGATCCATGATTCTACGACTTGCAGATGATCTTGGAACATCATCG GATGAATTGAAAAGAGGTGACGTCCCTAAATCGATTCAATGTTACATGCACGACACTGGTGTTTCTGAAGAGGAAGCTCGTGAGCACATCAAGTTTTTGATAAGTGAAACATGGAAAGAGATGAATAATGAAGATGAATATAACTCTTGTTTCTCAAAAGAGTATGTTCAAGTTTGCAAAAATCTTAGTAGGATGGCACTATTTATGTACCAGCATGGAGATGGACATGGTTCTCAGAATAGTCATTCAAAGAAACGCATTTCAGACTTGATTATGGATCCTATTCCATTataa